The Lycium ferocissimum isolate CSIRO_LF1 chromosome 10, AGI_CSIRO_Lferr_CH_V1, whole genome shotgun sequence genome window below encodes:
- the LOC132034835 gene encoding uncharacterized protein LOC132034835 gives MDGIEDVLVSVEHFNNIFTQPEENNNLRFLDYLECTVTDHDNEMLQQVPTEEEIRDAIFSMDPNSLAGPDGLMAIFIRTHGISLRLTSLILLELSLLVPILQNTSLMLVRCETSPYAMVSKNQSGFIKGRLITENILLAQETVHDIRNNTEGGNVIFKLDMSKAYDNFSWYGFFNSSRGLKQGDPLSPALFIMAAKALSKSLNNLNSREDFKGFHMKNKGPQVNHLCYADDLIIFSLVQKHSIKMIMKILKKYQDESGQEINIDKSYYITHTSVNPRINKRLKKWTVYKHSSFIFNYLGCPIYTGRKTSSQT, from the exons ATGGACGGAATCGAGGACGTACTCGTAAGCGTTGAGCACTTCAATAACATTTTCACTCAGCCTGAGGAAAATAATAACTTGAGGTTTCTAGATTATCTAGAATGCACAGTCACTGATCATGATAATGAAATGCTCCAACAAGTTCCTACTGAAGAAGAAATTAGGGATGCTATCTTTTCCATGGATCCCAATAGTTTAGCTGGTCCGGATGGTTTAATGGCCATTTTTATCAGAACTCATGGGATATCATTAAGGTTGACATCATTGATTCTGTTAGAGCTTTCTTTACTGGTGCCAATCTTACAAAATACTTCACTCATGCTTGTTCG CTGTGAGACTAGCCCCTATGCTATGGTCTCTAAGAACCAGTCTGGTTTCATTAAAGGCAGACTCATAACAGAAAACATTTTGCTGGCCCAGGAAACTGTCCATGATATTAGAAATAACACTGAAGGTGGCAATGTGATTTTCAAATTGGACAtgtctaaagcttatgataatTTTTCATG GTATGGATTCTTCAACTCCTCAAGGGGCCTCAAGCAAGGTGACCCTTTGTCTCCAGCATTATTCATCATGGCTGCTAAAGCACTCTCAAAATCCCTGAACAATCTAAATTCCAGAGAAGACTTCAAAGGTTTTCATATGAAGAACAAAGGTCCTCAAGTGAATCACTTATGCTATGCAGATGACCTTATCATTTTCTCATTAGTTCAGAAGCACTCGATCAAGATGATTATGAAAATCTTAAAGAAGTACCAGGATGAATCTGGTCAGGAGATCAACATTGACAAAAGTTACTACATTACTCATACTTCTGTGAATCCTAGAATCAACAAAAGACTCAAGAAGTGGACAGTTTATAAGCACTCCAGCTTTATTTTCAATTACTTGGGGTGTCCAATATACACTGGGAGGAAGACATCTTCACAGACCTGA